Genomic window (Streptomyces cadmiisoli):
TGCCCGCCACCCGGTAGCTGCCCGGCAGCAGCTCGGCGGCCGCGCAGTCCGCCGGGAGGGCCTTGAGCAGCGAGGCGACGTCGAGTCCGGGGCGGCCGGTGAAGCGCAGCGTGTTCTCGGCGCCGCCGCGGCACAGCTCCTCGGGGGAGCCCTGGGCGATGACCTTGCCGTCGTCGATGATCGCGACATCGTCGGCGAGCTGCTCGGCCTCGTCCATGTGGTGGGTGGTGAGGATCACCGAGACGCCGTCCCCGCGCAGGTCCCGCACGAGGTCCCAGGTGGCGCGGCGGGCCTGCGGGTCGAGGCCGGCCGTCGGCTCGTCCAGGAACACCAGTTCCGGGCGTCCGACCACGGCCATCGCCAGCGCGAGCCGCTGCTGCTGGCCGCCGGAGAGCCGGCGGTAGGCGGTCCGGCCGCAGCTGCCGAGACCGAGGCGTTCGATCAGTGCGTCCACGTCCAGCGGATGGGCGTGCAGGCCCGCCACGTGGCGCAGCATCTCCTCCGCGCGGGCACCGGAGTAGACCCCGCCGGACTGGAGCATCACACCGACGCGGGGGCGCAGCTCGCGGGACTGCCGCACCGGGTCGAGTCCCAGCACGCGCACGCTGCCGGAGTCCGGCCTGCGGTACCCCTCGCAGGTCTCGACGGTGGTGGTCTTGCCGGCGCCGTTGGGACCGAGTACGGCGGTGACGCCCGCCCCGGCCACCAGGTCGAGGCCGTTGACCGCGGTCTTGTCGCCGTAGCGCTTCACCAAGGCCTGGACCTGGAGGACGGGCTCACTTCGCATGGGTCCAGAGTCTAGGTAGGCGCCCTGTCCCTCGGACGGCCGGGTTCAGAACTCCTCGTCGCGCGGGCGGTGCACGGGCAGCCAGCGGGTGGCGTACGCCACCGCGTCCGCCAGCGGGAACAGGCGCGCGCCGGCCGCGCCCACCGCGCCCCGTACGACGGGGCGGTCCCGTTCGAAGTCGTGGCCCAGTTCGTCGAACCGGTCGGAGGAGATCGACACCTCGGTGACCACCTCCCAGCCGTCCGGCCCGGGACGGCCCACCGCGACGCGCGGGGCCGGGACGCGGTACTCGGCGAGGTGGAAGGCGGTGCAGGCGTCGTAGTCGGCGCCCAGCAGCAGGACCCGGGCGCCGAGTCGTTCCAGCCGGGCCAGCGGGCTCGCCTCGCCGAGCCGGCAGTCGGGGGCGTGCCCGTCGAGGATCTCGGCCGCGCGCGGGCCGAGCGCCGCGAACGAGGTCTGCGGGTGGGCGCTGCGCAGGGCGCCCGGCCAGGTCCGCACCGTCTCCGGGACGACCCCGACCCCGCGGGTGGGCGTGATGCGCGGGTCGTAGGCGGGCAGGCCGGCGCGGATCGCCTCCCACCACTCCTCGGGCACCGCCGGGCTGCTCCAGACCGCCGGATCGGACAGGTGCCCGGACTGGGCCGGAACCACCAGCGTGCCGTGCGGACCGAGCGCGTCGCACAGCGATCGGACGACTGTTTCGGCGCCGCCGCAGACCCAGCCGAGCGAGCTGAGCGAGGAGTGCACGAGAAGGATCTCGCCGGGGCGGACACCCAGCCCGCTCAGGTCCGCGGCGAGGCTGTCGCGGGTGACAAGAGGGCCGGTCGGAGAGGGTGTGGGCATGGTCCCGGAGTCTTTCGGACGGAGCCCGGCGGGGCCACCGGTTTGATCGATCAAAGATCGTTTGCGCAGGTCAGCTTAGGTATGCCTAAGTGACGCAGCGCACCGGCCGCTGATCCGGACGCCGCTTGTCACGCTCTCGGGAATTACGCAACAATGGCGTTGTGAAAAACGTCGGCGAGGCTCGAGAGACCCCCACGGGGGCCCCTCACGAGGAGCTAGCGACCGGTGAGCGCTCGACGCGCAACCGGGTCGCGCGGTCCATCCTGGACCACGGCCCGTCGACCGTCGCCGAACTCGCCGGACGGCTCGGACTCACCCAGGCGGCGGTACGCCGGCATCTGGACGCACTGGTCGCCGACGACGTCGTCGCGGCGCGCGAGCAGCGGGTCTACGGAGCGCGGACGCGCGGCCGTCCCGCCAAGGTCTTCGCGCTGACCGACTGCGGCCGGGACGCCTTCGACCAGTCGTACGATCAGCTCGCCGCCGACGCGCTGCGCTGGATCGCGGAGCAAGAGGGCGGGAGCGAGGCGGTCGCCGCCTTCGCCCGCGCCCGGATCGCCGCTCTGTCGGCCGCGTACCGCGAGGCGGTCGGGTCCGCAGCCCCCGAGGAGCGGGCCGAAGCGCTGGCCAAGGCCCTGAGCGCGGACGGGTACGCTGCAACGGCGCGCAGCGCTCCCACCGGCGAGCAGCTGTGCCAGCACCACTGCCCGGTCGCCCATGTCGCCGAGCAGTTTCCGCAACTGTGCGAGGCCGAGACGGAATTTTTCGCCGAGCTCCTCGGTACGCATGTTCAGCGGCTGGCCACCATCGCTCACGGCGACGGTGTCTGCACCACCTTCATCCCGAAGGTCCCGAACACTTCCACCACCCACAACGCATCTGCAAGCACGGCCGGGAGGAACCCCGCATGACTCTCCCCACGGAGACTGCCCACCCCGAACTCGAGGGTCTGGGCAAGTACGAATACGGCTGGGCCGACTCCGACGAGGCCGGTGCTGCGGCGAAGC
Coding sequences:
- a CDS encoding ABC transporter ATP-binding protein codes for the protein MRSEPVLQVQALVKRYGDKTAVNGLDLVAGAGVTAVLGPNGAGKTTTVETCEGYRRPDSGSVRVLGLDPVRQSRELRPRVGVMLQSGGVYSGARAEEMLRHVAGLHAHPLDVDALIERLGLGSCGRTAYRRLSGGQQQRLALAMAVVGRPELVFLDEPTAGLDPQARRATWDLVRDLRGDGVSVILTTHHMDEAEQLADDVAIIDDGKVIAQGSPEELCRGGAENTLRFTGRPGLDVASLLKALPADCAAAELLPGSYRVAGKVDPQLLATVTSWCAQHGVMPDRISVERHTLEDVFLELTGKELRS
- a CDS encoding helix-turn-helix transcriptional regulator; this translates as MKNVGEARETPTGAPHEELATGERSTRNRVARSILDHGPSTVAELAGRLGLTQAAVRRHLDALVADDVVAAREQRVYGARTRGRPAKVFALTDCGRDAFDQSYDQLAADALRWIAEQEGGSEAVAAFARARIAALSAAYREAVGSAAPEERAEALAKALSADGYAATARSAPTGEQLCQHHCPVAHVAEQFPQLCEAETEFFAELLGTHVQRLATIAHGDGVCTTFIPKVPNTSTTHNASASTAGRNPA
- a CDS encoding aminoglycoside N(3)-acetyltransferase: MPTPSPTGPLVTRDSLAADLSGLGVRPGEILLVHSSLSSLGWVCGGAETVVRSLCDALGPHGTLVVPAQSGHLSDPAVWSSPAVPEEWWEAIRAGLPAYDPRITPTRGVGVVPETVRTWPGALRSAHPQTSFAALGPRAAEILDGHAPDCRLGEASPLARLERLGARVLLLGADYDACTAFHLAEYRVPAPRVAVGRPGPDGWEVVTEVSISSDRFDELGHDFERDRPVVRGAVGAAGARLFPLADAVAYATRWLPVHRPRDEEF